A single Pseudobdellovibrionaceae bacterium DNA region contains:
- the lepB gene encoding signal peptidase I → MQERLQRFWESNKVFIGFLVFIILFRVTIADQYHVPSGSMEPTIAIGDRVLVNKLSFHVKVPFTNVVLANLGEPVRGDIVVFEKPGDNTVMIKRLIGLPGDYLEIEDGFIRVNGETFYAPGEEPVEALREARMNDQALHYHEIMSDRTHTVQRLPFPARFDDKRIKVPEGHYFFMGDNRDNSNDSRAWGMVPRHLLKGRANRVLYSMIFDGLVPKFKWGRTGRSLYLPAEEQ, encoded by the coding sequence ATGCAGGAGCGTTTGCAGAGGTTTTGGGAGTCGAATAAAGTCTTTATTGGCTTCCTGGTCTTCATCATTTTATTTCGTGTGACAATTGCGGATCAATACCATGTGCCTTCGGGTTCTATGGAGCCAACTATTGCCATTGGTGATAGGGTTCTGGTCAACAAGCTATCTTTCCACGTCAAAGTCCCATTTACAAATGTCGTGCTCGCTAATCTGGGGGAGCCGGTTCGTGGTGACATAGTGGTTTTTGAAAAGCCGGGCGACAATACCGTCATGATCAAGAGACTGATTGGTTTACCCGGAGATTACCTGGAGATTGAGGACGGATTCATTCGCGTCAATGGCGAAACCTTTTATGCGCCCGGTGAGGAGCCGGTGGAGGCCTTAAGAGAGGCTCGGATGAACGACCAGGCTCTTCATTATCATGAAATAATGTCTGATCGTACCCATACAGTTCAACGCCTCCCCTTTCCTGCTCGCTTTGATGACAAAAGAATCAAGGTTCCTGAGGGACATTATTTCTTTATGGGAGACAACCGGGATAATAGCAATGACAGTCGTGCATGGGGGATGGTCCCTCGCCACCTTTTGAAAGGTCGGGCGAATCGGGTTCTTTATTCAATGATTTTTGATGGGCTCGTGCCCAAGTTCAAATGGGGTCGGACAGGTCGCAGCCTTTACCTGCCAGCAGAAGAGCAATAG
- a CDS encoding c-type cytochrome, giving the protein MRRSTQGKIADTRKWIVVGIIAIILAGAYFFRTANRVVIDDPADSSDLDQMGKPGEVIEAPWISSPELVGRGKVVYDKACAVCHGKEGRGNGPASSGLVPPPRDLVEGRWKQGGTSKELFVTMEMGIPGTSMIGFAHFSQVQRWALVHYIRSITDNKPEDDLNELEKFAQSVE; this is encoded by the coding sequence GTGAGACGAAGCACACAAGGGAAGATCGCGGATACGCGAAAATGGATTGTGGTGGGTATTATCGCCATCATTCTCGCGGGTGCTTATTTTTTTCGAACGGCGAACAGGGTGGTCATCGATGATCCTGCAGACAGCAGTGATCTGGACCAGATGGGCAAGCCCGGAGAGGTCATTGAAGCTCCTTGGATCAGCTCGCCGGAGCTGGTTGGTAGAGGGAAGGTGGTCTATGACAAGGCCTGTGCTGTTTGTCATGGAAAAGAGGGTCGCGGTAATGGCCCCGCCTCCTCGGGCCTCGTGCCACCTCCAAGGGATTTGGTGGAGGGCAGATGGAAGCAGGGAGGAACCTCGAAGGAATTGTTCGTGACGATGGAAATGGGCATTCCTGGTACCTCGATGATAGGGTTTGCCCATTTTTCGCAGGTGCAGAGGTGGGCATTGGTGCATTACATCCGGTCCATTACTGACAACAAGCCTGAGGACGACTTGAACGAGTTAGAGAAATTTGCGCAATCAGTAGAGTAG